The following coding sequences are from one Chloroflexota bacterium window:
- a CDS encoding aldehyde ferredoxin oxidoreductase has translation MSKFLRINMTTQSAQFEEVPEKYKLMAGRYMTSTLVADEVPPSAHPLGPNNKVVFAPGWVTGTSAPTSARISVGSKSPLTGGIKEANAGTGFGQQMARLGIQAIIVEGLPTENKKFWGVHITKNGATFFPADEYVGTGNYETWGKVIARFGKKVDVMGIGVAGEMRMTNAGICFNDMQGRASRYAGRGGLGAVLGSKGLKCIVIEAEAGSSAVPIANKDLFAQGQKKLTEAIRTHGVTKPKGGLNTYGTAVLVNLLNEAGGFPTRNFSSGRFEGAPKIAGEAIFEGNKERTGKELYNHACSPGCIIQCSNVWHDPNGNEASSCLEYESVWSLGADCGIDSLDDAAELVRLCNDIGVDTIEAGVTLGIAMEGGLAQFGDGKAAIKLMKEIAQGTPLGRILGNGADFTARALGVIRVPTVKGQAIPAYEPRAVKGIGITYATSTMGADHTAGYTICPEILGVSGKQDPLSTAGKAGLSRAFQSTTAFIDSTGHCLFIAFPILDIPDGYQGMIEESAGVLGVNWTADDVIRIGNEILKTERKFNEGAGFTKKNDRLPEFMKYEPLPPHNVVYDISDEDLDSVMADL, from the coding sequence ATGAGCAAATTTCTTCGCATCAACATGACGACGCAAAGCGCCCAATTCGAAGAGGTTCCAGAAAAGTACAAACTCATGGCAGGACGTTACATGACCAGCACACTCGTGGCGGATGAAGTGCCGCCGTCCGCGCATCCCCTGGGACCGAACAACAAGGTGGTGTTCGCGCCGGGCTGGGTCACCGGCACTTCCGCGCCGACGAGCGCACGCATTTCGGTCGGTAGCAAATCGCCGTTGACGGGCGGCATCAAGGAAGCGAATGCGGGCACCGGCTTTGGACAACAAATGGCGCGCCTGGGAATTCAAGCCATCATCGTCGAAGGACTCCCCACCGAGAACAAGAAATTCTGGGGCGTCCACATTACCAAGAACGGCGCAACCTTTTTCCCAGCCGACGAGTACGTGGGTACGGGCAACTATGAAACCTGGGGCAAGGTCATCGCGCGGTTCGGCAAAAAAGTGGACGTAATGGGCATTGGCGTCGCCGGCGAAATGCGAATGACCAACGCCGGGATTTGCTTCAACGATATGCAGGGACGCGCCTCGCGCTATGCCGGCCGCGGTGGACTAGGGGCAGTCCTGGGTTCTAAGGGACTCAAGTGCATCGTCATCGAAGCCGAAGCCGGATCGTCCGCGGTGCCTATTGCGAACAAGGATTTATTCGCGCAAGGTCAAAAGAAACTGACCGAAGCGATTCGTACCCACGGCGTCACCAAGCCCAAGGGCGGTTTGAACACGTATGGCACTGCCGTGTTGGTCAACCTGTTGAACGAAGCCGGCGGTTTTCCGACGCGCAACTTTTCCAGCGGTCGGTTCGAAGGCGCGCCCAAGATCGCGGGCGAAGCCATCTTCGAGGGCAACAAGGAACGCACCGGCAAAGAACTTTACAATCACGCATGCAGTCCGGGTTGCATCATCCAATGCTCCAATGTCTGGCACGACCCGAACGGCAACGAAGCATCCTCCTGCCTCGAGTACGAATCGGTGTGGAGTCTCGGCGCGGATTGCGGCATTGACTCGCTCGACGACGCGGCGGAACTCGTACGCTTGTGCAATGACATTGGCGTTGACACGATTGAAGCCGGCGTGACGCTCGGCATCGCGATGGAAGGCGGCTTGGCGCAATTTGGCGACGGCAAGGCGGCGATCAAGTTGATGAAAGAAATCGCGCAAGGTACGCCGCTGGGTCGCATCCTGGGCAACGGCGCGGATTTCACTGCGCGCGCGCTCGGCGTGATTCGCGTACCAACCGTCAAAGGTCAGGCGATCCCGGCATACGAACCGCGCGCGGTCAAAGGCATCGGCATTACGTACGCGACGAGCACGATGGGTGCAGATCACACCGCGGGCTACACCATCTGTCCGGAAATCCTGGGTGTCAGCGGCAAGCAAGACCCGCTCAGCACGGCAGGCAAAGCCGGACTCAGCCGCGCGTTCCAATCCACGACGGCGTTCATTGACAGCACCGGGCATTGCTTGTTCATCGCCTTCCCGATTCTCGACATCCCCGATGGCTACCAGGGCATGATCGAAGAATCCGCCGGCGTCCTGGGTGTTAATTGGACCGCGGACGATGTGATCCGCATCGGCAACGAAATTCTCAAGACCGAACGCAAGTTCAACGAAGGGGCTGGATTCACCAAGAAGAATGATCGCCTGCCCGAGTTCATGAAGTACGAACCACTTCCGCCGCACAATGTTGTTTACGATATATCCGACGAGGATTTGGATTCGGTGATGGCTGATCTCTAG
- a CDS encoding MoaD/ThiS family protein translates to MMRLEIWLYGPLAHYAGEAKQKTHAQLFLDLPNAATMRDLVERLRIPLEQKGITFINGDLTDMPGLNADLERELHDGDRIGFFHEKSMWPFQYRNGASASPELMKAMQDRGLLYTTLGDRTTSEKSEQGGSDS, encoded by the coding sequence ATGATGCGACTCGAAATTTGGCTCTACGGTCCGCTGGCTCACTATGCCGGCGAAGCAAAGCAGAAAACTCACGCGCAACTGTTCCTCGATCTTCCCAACGCAGCCACCATGCGCGATCTGGTGGAGCGCTTGCGGATACCCTTGGAACAAAAAGGGATCACGTTCATCAACGGCGACCTGACCGATATGCCCGGTCTGAACGCCGACCTGGAACGCGAATTGCACGATGGCGACCGGATTGGATTCTTTCACGAAAAAAGCATGTGGCCCTTCCAATACCGGAATGGCGCGAGCGCCAGCCCCGAATTGATGAAAGCGATGCAAGATCGCGGTTTGCTCTATACCACTCTGGGTGATCGCACCACGTCCGAGAAATCGGAACAAGGAGGAAGTGACAGCTAA